Part of the Xenopus tropicalis strain Nigerian chromosome 3, UCB_Xtro_10.0, whole genome shotgun sequence genome, aaggggccatttttgcagactgtattcaatgtgaaaccagcaccatatattattcataattgcctacaaaattagggttttttccatttatccaatatgtctcctttaaaaataatagaGTTAGCCCAAAGGGTACTAAAATGTTAATGTATGCCAGAAAGTCTAACCTAATAAAGCAGTAGTAAAGGCGTTTCTAGAATAGGCTGACCAGATAACCCTTTTATCTAAGACCACTTAAATAAGTGTTGTAGGAATCTATTTAGATCAGATTGAATTTTGGAATATGGAATTTTTATACGGTTAGTTAATCAGTAATCAATCTTAATTTTTGCCCTAACTGGTTTCTAGGCTTATCCAATACTCCCAaggctgctttaataaatggacaaaagggGCCCACCAGCACCTCATAGCATCCCTTATTTGTTGATCTGGGATGCTATGATCCTTTGGTACCCCTCCCCatgccagccccacagtttagtGCTTAGTAAAAACACTAATATACAgtcattttttgttattgtgtAAACAAAGACACTGTTTAACTAGGCAGTccataatgtaatataaaaacagtGACATTACTAGTCACTAGACAGGACCCGCTACTTCACAGCCGTTCCTAttgacttttaaaggagaactaaacccctctGGATGTGTGTACTATTTGAGATGGCCAGCTAAACACAATGTAAGGATAAATCACTAGCACACCTGGCCTCTCACAAAATGATCAGCCTGGTGCACAGTGTGGGGGGCAGCACCACCCTAAGTTGCAAAACTTCACAGAAAATCACTGGCACAACAGGTCATATTGCAAGCAGGCATAAACCCGCAAGGTTAAACCTTCTGTGAAGTTCAGCTAAACACAATTCCATTTGGTCACTGCCAATCTTAAAAGACCTCTGTCATTACCTGCAATCAGCCCCTGAACAAACTTAACCATATTCCAAAGAGCAACATTTAAGTAAATCTTCATTCCAAGCAGGCACATGTGCATCAGTCATTCTCCTTCCTCAAGCCCACAATTAATCTTTATGCAAATGGCCTTGCCTCAGATGCACAGGAAGTACAAGAAAGAAAAATGGTGCCCCTGAAGAGCTGAGCGTGTGGAGACAAGAGAAGTGGGCTAATAGTGAATCTGTGTAGGTATGTGTTAAACTGACAGCAGTTCACTTGGGGCACTCATTAACTAGGCAGAGGTGGGATTTGGAAATATAATTTATGTGaagggcttagttctcctttaaatctagaTATAGTTCTGGTAACAGCAACAGTGATTTTTACTGATATACTGACTAGATACGGGCAAGATTTGATTTATTTACATACAGGCTGCAAGATATTAAAGAAGGCAGCGAATCTTTCAGACCCGGACCACATAATTTACAGGGTGAGCTCATTATCACTTCATTTGTATTAATACACCGGTGCTCATATTCATCCCCCCTCCTGTTACCGTATAACTGAGccacttagtattatttttaaGGCAACGAATCTTGACAtttaatttttgcctaataataagaTGAACATACCCTTTTGTTCGTACctcagattttttatatttttatcatttgaGCCGTGTTTTCATGAGGCACAATCTATATTCCTTATGAACTAGGTGGGTACTCATTTAATCTGCGCTTGCTTGCATTTTCTCTGCGTAtcctggtttcctcccacactcaaaaaacatactggcaggttaactggctccctATATTGACTATGTGATAGGGACCCTAAACTGTAATCTACACTGAGACAGGGACtcatgattgctttatatgttactctgtgtgtccaatgtatgaaacccacttattgtacagcactgcagaatatgttggcgtgttttaaataaatgttaaaaataaataataatattattgacTATATGCCTGGGTGGAAAGATTTTCAAAATTTCAGATATTTTGCCCCAAAAAGTTTAACAGCAGATCTGTATATGACTGACCATGTAACTATAATGCATGAAGCCAACCCAAATTCACTTTTCATTATAAAACTACGTACCCAGGCAACTCTTTGTCACTTGTACTGTGCTTACTTTCCAGTCAGCAGATAGCATGTGGGACAATAAAAGGTCTTGCATAGACAGATACCTGTACATCAGACCAATCCACACAAGATGCTGAATGCTGGACATGAGAAAATGGACCAGTGGCTTTCATTACTGTACAAGCAAAACAATTATTTCACAGGATTGATAGAGGGGCATACAAAAATCGTTAGGAGATATGACAGAGtaacttttttatttacaaatattatCAAATCTTGCCTCGGTTTCAGTGTTCCTGAATGTCAAAATGATTCTAACTAAAAAATaccttttataacatttttgaaaaaactgTGAAAATCTCTGTTTCTCCACAGCTTGGAGAATGCTTTGTGATTTGCTAATGACAAACCCAACAATTCattcacacattaaaaaaaaaaacattacattacttgcaaattatatatacagagtatgtgcaAGTAATGGTGGTCCTTGTTTATGAGCTGCAGTTCTTTTTATAACCCAGAAAATATGGACAAGTCCCTCATAGACACGGACATTTATGTCTTTCTTTTCTGCACAGTCGGCCTCTCAAACACATCCCTTACTCCTGCTGCCTTCTGTTTGAAGAACTTTGTGTTCTGTGGATTGTCCTGACCCCAAGCAGAGTCAAATGAAGTGGTGTCCTGATCAACCAAGTGAGTATATTTTGTCCGACCTGAACGTCCAAAATTCTTGACCTGAATAAAACAGATGATATCAATTTATGAACTGGATTGGAAAACCACAGATTAAAATCTTCCATGCTATGAACCCAACATAAATGGCATAAGTAAATTGTAGCCAGTGCAAATTAAGGACATGTTTAAGATATATTGGGCTATTGTGTGGGGACTAGCAGAGGATTTCACAGCtactggaaatgaaaattttgacaAAAAAGGACAGTTTAATATTTATAACCATTTTGCTCCATAATTTCCAGTTGACTAACATCTCCCAAGCAATTTTGTTTGCTTTATATATAGAATCACTAGAAAACAAACACTTCAGTTTCTTGCTTTTGGAAAAATATTCCATTGTATTTATGTAATGGAAACATTAAGGGGTGAATGCATAATGTTTTCCCTCCTGCATATATTTTATAACAGTGTTACTGATGGCTGGCAGTTTTAGACTTTGCTAACTCTTCATTGTTCACTACCACCTTCCTAATCACATCCAGTATCCCTCCTATACTGTGATAATACACATTTTTGTGTGGCCCAGTAAAACAGGGAATCAATCTAATACTTTAGAATTCAGGCAGagcaaaaaaaagtaagaaaCGGCAACATTCTTGCAATTACCTGCATGACCTTGGGCAATATAGTCTTATTAAAATGATCCTCCAAGGTGGGTGCACTGAAATCCCTTTTATATACATCTTCATCTCCATcctatggggggaaaaaaaagacaaagcttTCTGTAAAATAAGCTTCTGTAAAATTCAtcaaaatttatcaaaatgtgagagtaccgagctcaccacagaaaaattcaccaatttCCATAATAtcagatttttagaagcaaatttatcaaatggtgaattctaacatttactcttttaaaaatcccacaggaatgaatataGAATGGGTAAATTAGTTAAATAGTTCTTACCATGAAGAATGCACCTCTGTGGTaatatttttgcagaaatttGTATTTCCCCTTCAGTGCCTTGTTGGTTATTATTTTGCCGTTTGCACGCAGCTCTGCCCGTCTTTCCTCATCTGTCATGTTACGCAGACGATCAACCTCTGCCTTTTCCTTCTCCATCCTGTTACATGACacataaacaaaataacatttaactTTAGGCACACAAGTCCAGGTAAACTGTGAAAGTTATCAGTATTATCCAAAGTGTAAAGAAACCATGGCAAGCAGTAAATGAGCCGTACAGTATGACTTTATCCATAGAGTCGGGATAGAAATACTTACGCCTCTCTTTCTTCTCGGTCTCGCTTGATGCGCTTTAACTCTCTTACTTTCCAGGCTTCATATTCCTCTTCATCATTCTCATCATCTGTGTTGAGGGCATCAAGGGCTGCCAGGGATCGCTTATTCTCTTCAATCTCCTTCTTTGTTTCCTCCTCTACAATCTGTACATGAAATATTGCAGTGAGGAAGCAGAAAGTTCTAACAAAACTACCACTGCATCAAGACAAATACTTACCTTCAAGGTGTATTTCCTTCTCTCCTCTGCCATTCGTTTTGTCTCTGCCTCCAGCTCCTTCTGTTTAAGCGCCTCAGCTTCTTTTTCCTGCACAGTAACTCTGTCTTTCCTGAAATGGTTACAGCAACATACTGTAAGCCCTTTGGTATTTAACATCAAGCAGAGAGCCATTTCATATATGGAAAATCACAGTTGCTATAATTTTAAAtgtcccaaatacattaaagatatttttttttcagcctgCAGCTGCATAATGCAGGTGGGTCACAAGAAAATAAGAGCAAAGATGCTGAGATAAAATGCAGGGGAGCAGGGGAGACtaccccctcccaaaaaaaaaacagatactgcccctttaatttgtAACCTTGGAAACTGGGAGAACGTACATTACAGTAATTGTGACTTGTACTACTGATCTTGCTATGAACTAAATGAATAAATGCTGAAACACAAAGGGGGTGTTAGGGgtctaaagaaaaaagaaaaaatgtgatttCTACAAATAAAATTTCCCGATACAATTGAAATTAAAGGGAAGTCCTAAGCCTgcttatattttaatatactttaaaatCAGACAGTTTTTAAACAACAGGGATTTTGGAAGTATGgccttaagattgtaagctcttgaggCTAGGGTCCTCCGATCCCATTTTTATTCTATAACCCAACTTTATATATAGGACACTGCAGAACACTGCACAACTTGCTGGTGCTACTTTGCAAGGCTTTCTGGTCTTTGCCATACCGCAAGTCAAATGTCACAGTTGAGACAACACAGGCAGAAGCTGTGCCTTGGGCTAGAGAAACCAAGCCTAAgaaaattaattataattaacaatcaactgccccaggtgctggccagaagtttatgtaaaCGAAGAacagagtgctgcacacacagggacttaaaaaagaacacaaaatctttattaatccaatccattaaaatggattaataaagattttttgttcttttttaagatcctgtgtgtgcggcactctgttcttcatataAAATGTATCCTGCAAAAATGCACAATTAGCAATTTAAATCTCTTAATCATCATCTAGCATGCCCCTCACATCACTGTAATTTGTGTAAGTCAAAACCtcaaccagatagcagttaacATGTCAAAAGGATGGGCTATAAAATAGCAACATAAAACCAGTAATACATAGTGACCAAATGCAAATGGACTTAGCATGGCATTCTTTGAATCAtaataaaagtcaatttaaaggtgaacccacATTTAAGGCATACTAGAAAACCACTTACTTTCGGATAAACACAGGCTTGAGTCGCGGTTCCATTTCATCTTCACTGTCAGTGTATTCTTCATATTCAGACTCGGATTCCGATTCTTCCCCTGATCTGCCCTCATCCTCTACCTCCATCACTTCCATTTCATCGTTTTTTCTCTCTTCAGCTCTTTGACGCATCATGGAACGGCGCCGCTCTATTTCCTGATTACAAAGCGagcaacaaaaatatttttggaatcaACAGGAACCACTGACATGACAAATGGACAACCATGGAACTATACATTTGGTAAATGGGATGTAAAACAGACTGTTCTTATTAAGCCCAGAAGAAAGAATATTTCTAGCCTTGGTAACAAGTATACCCAAtcttatttttatgaaattatttCACTTACTACCAATTATATATTGTGACCCGTAGAAAAATGTAAGTCAATGGTCTAAGACAGCAGTGGGCAAAATAACCCAGTGCAGAGTCTTTCAGTGTAGTTATCAAATCAAGGTCTAACAcattaggtcagtgctgtccaactggcggcccgcgacccccctctgtgtggccccccacctgtctggctgctttgataacttaactttgtgtaagctttaaatggtatcagtactggcccccttcATGGTTAAcaactcagattcaggctgtaaaccccctgtattgtttaaaaatgtaatcccctgtgttgttcacaccttttaatccctacattgttcttcccatgcattgttcacacctcaggctcaggctgtaatcacccacattgttcacctgttcacacccaaaaataaaccctgcacactataaaaagaacatatactgaggtggtactgcaattaaaaagttttttaatatatagttattgtgcagactgtaggagcagtggcagcattgtgtcactgtaggctgcctgtgtttgccatactctgcctgccctatgctgcctgtgtgtgccacacacacaggcagggtagggaaggaagagtatcgcacacacaggcagggtagagaaggcagagtatggcacacacaggcagcatagggcatacagagtatggcatacacaggcagggtagggaaggcagagtatggcaggtttttgctgtactaccaccattaatatggctatggttatgcgataacatgggtgtggtttcaagtgggtgtggttttaaaaaggggagtggccaaaactagcttccattagcggccctccaccacagaggccagaaaaattccggccctcggtgccacagaagttggacagaactgcaTTAGGTTATAGTTTGCCATAGAAAAGGTGACTTCAATGCATTATACCAAGAGAAACATGGTTTTGTTGCATTTATTTCAACAACACGTTTTCTAAGCCATTAGTAGATCTTACTCTAGCTAGTATAATTTTACTAAAAATCATTCTTGCCCATAACAAGCAgaaacagaaatgaaaaatgaaattgaaAATAGTCCTTCAGTTTTAATTAGAACTGAATGTACTTTATTATAACATAGGTTATTTGGCAAGGTTATATCATAGATTACCTCATCATCTacttcttcctcttcctcctcaCTAGTGTCCTCTCGATCCATGCGCCAATCCTCTGCTGGCTCAGGCTCAGATTCACTTTCCCCAACTACTTCAGGCTCAATAATCTTCCGGTGCCTGGCCAACCTGtacaaagaaagcattttttGTGTCAGAAAAGTGTCACCCGATTGCCCCATGGCTTTGCACCTtatactgtattaataaaaaaaaaaaaaaaaatagggcacAACATCTGCAGAAATGCAAAGAAGCCTGTTACTACCTGCTTCCCTGCAAATTGCAGAGGAAAGACATTTTACTGCAACCCGTAGCACGTTCATAACAACTTAAAACATATGTGTTCAGCTGCATAGTGGTATTGTGTAATATCCCACAAGATTTGTCATCCACTTTGCTTtgtttgcatttaaataaaagtaTGTTATTGCTCACCAGGCAAAATGTTAATTTGTGGGGCAATTAGATATTATAGTTAGAAAATATGTGAATGATAAATATAAATTTTGCCTATAGTGAACTTTTGTAGGGAAATGGCAGACAAGGGCTATGTCAGGCACTTTAAGGGCAGGGTTTTTTTTAGTTGCCCAAAAACACAGTCCCAAAGCAGCCCACCATAGACTAAAATCAGTGTCAGAAACCACACTGACTTTACaaagtacaggcataggatctgttatccagaaggctccataTTTCAGGAAAGGCATCTCCCAAAggctccattttgatcaaatgatTTGGATTTTTCAAAATGGGTGTATACTGGGTGtatttacagtttaaatatttttttagtagacttttgggggtccaaatttcagaaagatctgGAAAATACCAGCAGTATTATCCTTTAAGACTGAAACAGTCACCTTTCTTCCACATCCTCGTTCATGCGACTCTGCAATCTACGTAAACGAGGATCGCTGGTACTTTCTTCTGGTTGTTCCTCCTGCTCGACCTCCTGTTCTTTCCCCTTCTTAATAAACTGGAActcctcttcttcctcatcaGAAGACTCCATTGGAGCGTAATCGGGCCTTTTACCAGAAACATATCGTTTAACTTTGACTTTCTCCATTGATATTTCACCTGTAATAATGGATAGTGAAGTCCTTTaaaaacaggttaaaaaaaatcttattgattTTAAAATCCAGCAACACAGTCTACCCCATGAGTTAAAAGAGGGCCAGTGACACTGCAATGCAGAATagcagccaatgataaacaagtTGGGGTTTCAGTCACTCCCTACATATGCCTACtcagtagtttacctttaaggtaacttttagtcatagaatgccctattctttgcaacttttcaattagtctttgcttgttatagtttttttagttaCATGCTTTCTTTAGCTGTCAAATAGGGGCCTCTGAACCCAGCAGCCCAaaaaacagatagctgctgaaattccaaactgagctTCTGGAAACCACACAAAAAGGTcaaactgcaaattttctcagaatatcactgcctccatcatacaaaaagttaattgtttaggtgaactacccctttaaaagagaaaaatagttacagtaa contains:
- the mfap1 gene encoding microfibrillar-associated protein 1 codes for the protein MASSANALSKQPPIQSTAGAVPVRNEKGEISMEKVKVKRYVSGKRPDYAPMESSDEEEEEFQFIKKGKEQEVEQEEQPEESTSDPRLRRLQSRMNEDVEERLARHRKIIEPEVVGESESEPEPAEDWRMDREDTSEEEEEEVDDEEIERRRSMMRQRAEERKNDEMEVMEVEDEGRSGEESESESEYEEYTDSEDEMEPRLKPVFIRKKDRVTVQEKEAEALKQKELEAETKRMAEERRKYTLKIVEEETKKEIEENKRSLAALDALNTDDENDEEEYEAWKVRELKRIKRDREEREAMEKEKAEVDRLRNMTDEERRAELRANGKIITNKALKGKYKFLQKYYHRGAFFMDGDEDVYKRDFSAPTLEDHFNKTILPKVMQVKNFGRSGRTKYTHLVDQDTTSFDSAWGQDNPQNTKFFKQKAAGVRDVFERPTVQKRKT